One Coffea arabica cultivar ET-39 chromosome 5e, Coffea Arabica ET-39 HiFi, whole genome shotgun sequence DNA segment encodes these proteins:
- the LOC113688637 gene encoding uncharacterized protein: MAVLLNSVSPIKHPSSEHSRNSGGFSSKVLKFHSFSLNNDFPRLLASTQTAFASKDTVFTLPNWRSGRNDPRTKELRMNDAFLYLEYMVGKRHMPDVVQATQLLYDLCKSNKLRKATRVMEMLIASGSIPDAASYTFLVNHLCKRGNVGHAMQLVEKMEENGYPTNTVTYNSLVRGLCMRGNLDQNLQFVDRLMQKGLVPNAFTYSILLEAAYKERGVNEAMRLLDEIIAKGGTPNLVSYNVILTGLCKEGRVDEAIQLFRNLPSKGFNPNVVSYNILLRTLCYEGRWAEANELLAEMVGDDRSPTIVTYNILIGSLAFHGRTDHALKVVDEMHRGGQLKPTAASYNPIIARLCKERKLDAVIKCLDEMMYRHCSPNEGTYNAIALLCEEGMVQEAFSTIQSLRPKQSSSNHDFYRTVISGLCKKGNTYAAFKLLYEMTTCGFNPDSYTYSSLIRGLCMERMLGVAIDVFRIMELSGYRPDTDNFNALVLGLCKSRRTDLSLEVFGMMIEKGYMPSETTYTILVEGIIREEERELAAVVLKELHQRQVVSRNTVERIVMQYDIEELSI; the protein is encoded by the coding sequence ATGGCAGTCCTATTAAACTCTGTATCACCTATAAAACACCCTTCTTCagaacattcaagaaattcTGGTGGATTCTCTTCCAAAGTATTAAAGTTCCATTCTTTTTCCCTCAACAATGATTTTCCTAGACTGTTGGCCTCTACCCAGACGGCATTTGCTTCTAAAGATACCGTTTTCACGTTGCCCAACTGGAGATCTGGCAGGAACGACCCTAGAACCAAAGAGCTTAGGATGAATGATGCTTTCTTGTACTTGGAATACATGGTCGGAAAACGCCACATGCCTGATGTTGTTCAGGCAACGCAGTTGCTGTATGATCTTTGCAAGTCCAATAAACTCCGAAAGGCAACTAGGGTCATGGAAATGTTGATTGCATCAGGTAGTATTCCGGATGCAGCCTCGTATACTTTCTTGGTGAATCATTTATGTAAGAGAGGAAATGTTGGTCATGCCATGCAATTAGTTGAAAAAATGGAGGAAAACGGATACCCGACCAATACTGTGACTTATAATTCTCTTGTTAGAGGTCTCTGTATGCGAGGAAACTTGGATCAGAACCTGCAATTTGTCGATAGGCTGATGCAGAAGGGACTGGTGCCAAATGCATTTACATACTCAATCTTGCTTGAGGCTGCTTATAAGGAAAGAGGGGTTAATGAGGCAATGAGACTCTTAGATGAAATAATTGCTAAAGGTGGAACGCCTAATTTGGTTAGTTATAATGTCATATTGACTGGTTTGTGCAAGGAAGGTAGAGTCGATGAAGCAATACAGCTTTTCAGGAATTTGCCTTCGAAGGGATTCAACCCCAACGTTGTGAGCTATAATATTTTGTTGAGAACCTTGTGCTATGAAGGACGGTGGGCAGAGGCAAATGAACTTCTGGCTGAGATGGTTGGAGATGATCGCTCCCCAACAATAGTCACCTATAATATCTTGATTGGCTCCCTTGCCTTTCATGGCCGAACTGATCACGCCCTCAAGGTTGTGGATGAAATGCACAGAGGCGGGCAGTTGAAGCCCACTGCAGCCAGCTACAATCCAATCATTGCTCGTCTGTGCAAAGAGAGGAAGCTGGATGCTGTAATTAAATGCCTGGATGAAATGATGTACCGTCATTGCAGTCCTAATGAGGGCACATACAATGCCATTGCCTTGCTTTGTGAGGAGGGGATGGTGCAAGAGGCATTCTCAACAATCCAAAGTTTGAGGCCTAAGCAGAGTTCCTCCAATCATGATTTCTACAGAACAGTGATTTCTGGTCTGTGTAAGAAGGGGAACACGTATGCGGCATTTAAGCTGCTGTATGAAATGACAACCTGCGGCTTTAATCCGGATTCATATACCTATTCATCTTTGATTAGAGGACTGTGCATGGAGAGGATGCTTGGCGTGGCTATAGATGTTTTTAGAATCATGGAATTAAGTGGCTACAGACCTGACACGGATAACTTCAACGCCCTTGTGCTTGGGTTATGCAAATCTCGGAGAACAGACTTGTCCTTGGAAGTCTTTGGAATGATGATTGAGAAAGGCTATATGCCTAGTGAGACGACATATACTATTTTAGTGGAAGGGATCATTCGCGAAGAAGAAAGGGAGCTGGCAGCAGTAGTTTTGAAAGAGCTGCATCAGAGACAAGTCGTCAGTAGAAATACAGTTGAAAGGATTGTTATGCAATATGACATTGAAGAGTTATCAATATAG
- the LOC113688640 gene encoding SEED MATURATION PROTEIN 1: protein MAKSTDDIRYATAQAKVSEDDALRIRYKAGTPLEGGKIADSEPVDLFSSAHNISRAQQQPKHQDRRTAQDQQPPSADQSQRDPKNAQVAMSDFKTQQH, encoded by the coding sequence ATGGCAAAAAGCACGGACGATATACGATACGCAACAGCTCAGGCAAAGGTTTCAGAAGACGATGCATtgagaatcaggtacaaagcAGGCACTCCACTTGAAGGAGGCAAGATTGCCGACTCTGAGCCCGTTGATCTTTTCTCAAGTGCCCACAACATCTCCAGAGCCCAGCAACAGCCGAAGCACCAGGACCGAAGGACAGCTCAGGATCAACAGCCACCCTCTGCAGATCAGTCTCAACGCGACCCCAAAAATGCCCAAGTAGCCATGTCCGATTTCAAAACCCAGCAGCACTAA